From one Shewanella sp. GD04112 genomic stretch:
- the megL gene encoding methionine gamma-lyase yields the protein MQDESSKQWKAATQAIHAGHEREAFGTLVTPLYQTATFVFESAQQGGERFAGNESGYIYTRLGNPTVAELERKMAILEGAEAAAATASGMGAVSAALLANLQMGDHLVASNAVYGCTFALMTSQFARFGIDVSLVDFTELAAIERAIKPNTRVIFCETPVNPHLQVFDLKGIADIAKRHQLVSIVDNTFMTPLLQQPLAFGIDLVVHSATKYLNGHGDVIAGVVCGSEEQLHRVKYEILKDIGAVMSPHDAWLILRGLKTLDVRLQRHCDSAQRVAEFLEQHPAVTRVYYPGLKSHSGHRFIGGQMARAGGVIAFELAADLEQAMAFVGNLKLFSIAVSLGDAESLIQHPASMTHSPYTPEARQAAGISDNLLRISIGLEDCDDIIEDLNQALAMLA from the coding sequence ATGCAAGATGAATCAAGCAAGCAGTGGAAAGCCGCGACCCAAGCTATTCATGCCGGACATGAGCGAGAAGCCTTTGGTACTTTGGTAACGCCACTTTATCAAACTGCGACCTTTGTCTTTGAGTCGGCGCAGCAAGGTGGCGAGCGATTTGCCGGCAACGAATCCGGTTACATTTATACTCGCCTAGGTAACCCAACCGTTGCCGAGTTGGAACGTAAAATGGCGATTTTAGAAGGCGCTGAAGCGGCGGCTGCAACGGCTTCTGGTATGGGGGCTGTGTCGGCGGCGTTGCTGGCCAACTTGCAGATGGGCGATCATTTAGTGGCTTCCAATGCGGTATATGGTTGCACCTTTGCACTTATGACCAGCCAATTTGCCCGTTTTGGCATCGATGTCTCCTTAGTCGATTTTACCGAATTAGCGGCAATTGAGCGGGCAATCAAACCAAATACTCGAGTGATTTTTTGCGAAACTCCGGTTAATCCTCATCTACAGGTATTTGATCTAAAAGGAATCGCTGATATTGCGAAACGGCATCAACTTGTCAGCATTGTCGATAATACTTTTATGACGCCGCTACTGCAGCAACCCTTAGCATTTGGCATCGATTTAGTGGTACACAGTGCGACTAAGTATTTGAATGGGCACGGCGATGTAATTGCTGGCGTCGTGTGTGGCAGTGAAGAGCAGCTGCACAGAGTGAAATATGAAATCCTAAAAGATATCGGCGCCGTGATGTCTCCCCACGATGCTTGGCTGATTTTGCGAGGGCTGAAAACCTTAGATGTGCGTTTGCAGCGCCATTGTGACAGTGCCCAGCGTGTCGCCGAGTTTTTGGAGCAACATCCCGCAGTGACTCGGGTCTATTATCCCGGGCTTAAATCCCATTCAGGGCATCGATTTATCGGTGGACAGATGGCACGGGCTGGCGGTGTAATAGCCTTTGAATTAGCAGCAGATCTTGAGCAAGCAATGGCTTTTGTGGGTAACCTTAAGCTGTTTTCAATCGCCGTGAGTCTGGGTGATGCGGAATCCCTTATCCAGCATCCGGCTTCCATGACCCATTCGCCCTACACGCCAGAGGCGCGCCAAGCTGCGGGAATAAGCGATAATTTACTGCGGATCTCAATTGGTTTAGAGGACTGTGACGATATCATCGAGGATTTAAACCAAGCCTTGGCGATGCTGGCTTAA
- the pspA gene encoding phage shock protein PspA: MGIFSRFADIINSNISALLDKAEDPEKMVRLIIQEMEDTLVEVRSTSAKVLAEKKELIRRISRVEEQVQDWQDKAELALSKDREDLAKAALVEKQKAAGLVDTLNQELAVIDEHIVRLKDEVSLLQEKLLDAKARQKTIILRKQTASSRLEVKKQLDSSKIDNAMLKFEQYERRVEGLEAQVESYDLGNKKTLADEFAALEAEDSVNAELEALKAKVKGKAATKSKE; encoded by the coding sequence ATGGGAATTTTCTCTCGTTTCGCCGATATCATTAACTCCAATATCAGCGCATTACTCGATAAAGCAGAAGACCCTGAAAAAATGGTTCGTCTGATTATCCAAGAGATGGAAGATACACTGGTAGAAGTTCGTTCAACATCAGCAAAAGTGTTAGCTGAAAAGAAAGAATTAATCCGCCGTATCAGCCGTGTTGAAGAACAAGTTCAAGATTGGCAAGACAAAGCAGAGCTGGCACTGTCGAAGGATCGCGAAGATTTAGCCAAGGCCGCTTTAGTTGAAAAACAAAAAGCCGCGGGTTTAGTGGATACCTTAAACCAAGAGTTGGCAGTGATCGATGAGCACATTGTGCGCTTAAAGGATGAAGTTAGCCTGCTGCAAGAAAAGTTGCTGGATGCTAAGGCGCGCCAAAAGACCATTATTTTGCGTAAACAAACCGCCTCATCACGTTTAGAAGTGAAGAAGCAGTTAGACTCAAGCAAAATCGACAACGCTATGCTGAAATTTGAGCAATATGAGCGTCGTGTAGAAGGGTTAGAAGCGCAGGTTGAATCCTACGATCTGGGAAATAAAAAGACATTAGCCGATGAGTTTGCCGCACTGGAAGCTGAAGATTCAGTGAATGCCGAGCTGGAAGCATTAAAGGCCAAAGTAAAAGGCAAAGCTGCGACTAAGTCAAAAGAATAA
- a CDS encoding TIGR01620 family protein: MSLDSLSASSESETNGLDKPMSENTLGSQPLKKQQVFDSDKVKLQSVSDELKIAQTFAPQTPLKVVDEVVDDALAAHPQALDVSSIRPTLHQSRRWSWLARFSVFGLLLLVLVQTGLGLRDAWLASPWLFSFYGSVLGLVGSWAMVGALGEYRKLKRLKQVADTQESGARLALSMQMGEADGFINNIVRHYPDSQGLQRLRKSLKDEHNDAEKVLLFEDLVLTERDELAKKIVRRYAAESAVLLTASPLAALDMAIILWRNQRMLRDVAACYGIELGYWSRIKLIRSIIINIIYAGTSELVTDLGTQLLSVEMTGKLSARLAQGLGGGLLTARLGYQAMALCRPIQFREEQRPKLSKVHQELLVELKQFAGKLLTKDGRDALKSQLEAAELKTGSTPKEK, translated from the coding sequence ATGAGTTTAGATTCGTTATCAGCTTCAAGTGAGTCAGAGACAAACGGGCTCGATAAGCCAATGTCTGAAAATACACTTGGAAGCCAACCGCTCAAAAAACAACAAGTATTTGATTCTGACAAGGTCAAACTTCAGTCAGTATCCGATGAGCTTAAGATTGCCCAAACCTTTGCACCACAGACACCATTAAAAGTGGTGGATGAGGTTGTCGATGATGCCTTGGCGGCCCATCCGCAAGCATTGGATGTGTCATCCATTCGGCCAACACTGCATCAATCTCGCCGTTGGTCTTGGCTGGCGCGCTTTTCCGTCTTTGGATTATTACTACTGGTTTTAGTGCAAACGGGATTAGGTTTGCGGGATGCTTGGTTAGCAAGCCCTTGGTTATTTAGCTTTTATGGCTCCGTACTCGGTTTAGTCGGCAGCTGGGCTATGGTAGGAGCCTTGGGCGAATACCGTAAATTAAAACGCCTCAAGCAGGTTGCCGATACGCAAGAGTCGGGCGCAAGGCTTGCCCTCAGTATGCAAATGGGGGAAGCCGATGGCTTTATCAATAACATAGTACGCCATTACCCCGATAGTCAGGGGTTACAGCGGCTACGGAAGTCGCTCAAAGATGAACACAACGATGCCGAAAAAGTGTTGCTATTTGAGGACTTAGTGCTGACGGAGCGGGATGAACTGGCGAAAAAAATCGTCCGTCGATACGCGGCCGAGTCAGCCGTGTTGCTTACCGCGAGTCCACTGGCGGCATTGGATATGGCCATTATTCTTTGGCGTAACCAACGCATGCTGCGGGATGTCGCTGCCTGTTATGGGATAGAGTTAGGCTATTGGAGTCGGATTAAACTCATTCGCAGCATCATCATTAACATCATCTATGCCGGTACCAGCGAGTTAGTGACCGATTTGGGGACCCAACTGCTGTCGGTTGAGATGACGGGAAAGTTATCCGCACGGCTTGCCCAAGGCTTAGGTGGCGGACTGCTTACGGCACGCTTAGGCTATCAAGCCATGGCGCTATGTCGACCTATTCAGTTTAGGGAGGAACAGCGTCCCAAATTGTCCAAAGTTCATCAAGAGTTGTTGGTTGAGCTTAAACAGTTTGCCGGCAAGTTATTGACTAAAGACGGACGTGATGCGCTTAAGAGCCAATTAGAGGCTGCTGAGCTTAAAACAGGCTCCACACCCAAAGAGAAATAA
- a CDS encoding ComEA family DNA-binding protein, protein MKVTHRLPAMVSAIALSALLALPAVAADPVKEASKVQTQTKADAKNMAADAKQHLPNSAQVNINTASSEQLQLLKGIGAAKAQAIIDYRTQNGKFKAIDELANVSGIGAKLIEQNRHMIEL, encoded by the coding sequence ATGAAAGTAACACATCGTTTACCTGCGATGGTGAGTGCCATTGCATTATCAGCCCTGTTAGCTTTACCTGCGGTGGCAGCCGATCCTGTTAAAGAAGCCAGCAAAGTACAAACCCAAACTAAAGCCGATGCTAAAAATATGGCAGCGGATGCCAAGCAACATTTACCTAATTCAGCACAAGTGAACATCAATACCGCTTCATCTGAGCAGTTACAACTGCTTAAGGGGATTGGTGCAGCTAAGGCGCAGGCCATCATAGACTATCGAACGCAAAATGGTAAATTTAAGGCCATTGATGAGTTGGCCAATGTCTCTGGCATTGGCGCTAAGCTGATTGAGCAAAATCGTCACATGATAGAGCTCTAG
- a CDS encoding late competence development ComFB family protein: MQLEIRNYYEVLLMEMLSDEGLMDELPEDYLADLCCVTLNQLPVRYIRHLVDTYFFEDYNELQELKREIQAALEKSRAFLKQNLQKRMQQEEADS, encoded by the coding sequence ATGCAACTCGAAATCCGTAACTATTACGAAGTTCTCTTAATGGAAATGTTATCCGATGAAGGCCTGATGGATGAATTACCGGAGGATTATTTAGCCGATCTTTGCTGTGTGACACTCAATCAACTGCCCGTGCGCTATATTCGTCACCTAGTTGACACCTATTTCTTCGAAGATTACAACGAGTTGCAAGAGCTTAAACGAGAAATCCAAGCCGCATTAGAGAAATCACGCGCTTTTCTTAAACAGAATCTACAAAAAAGAATGCAGCAGGAAGAAGCCGACAGCTAA
- the pspC gene encoding envelope stress response membrane protein PspC, translating to MRGTSGRTLYRIPQSGKVAGVCAGIAEYFAIETWLVRVLAVSIFLLGGSGVVFIIYVALWVILDIKPQNSTVRDDIEVKKKPWQSGEPAKQALSDVSRQFRSLEVRLQNLERHVTSDNFDLKRQINSL from the coding sequence ATGAGAGGAACTAGTGGCCGTACTTTGTATCGCATTCCCCAGTCAGGTAAAGTCGCAGGTGTGTGTGCGGGGATAGCCGAATACTTTGCAATTGAAACATGGTTAGTGCGGGTACTTGCGGTTTCTATCTTCCTATTAGGCGGTTCGGGCGTCGTGTTTATCATCTATGTTGCGTTATGGGTGATTCTCGACATCAAACCCCAAAATAGCACAGTTAGGGATGACATCGAGGTGAAGAAGAAACCTTGGCAATCGGGAGAGCCTGCTAAACAAGCGCTGAGCGATGTGAGCAGGCAATTTAGAAGCCTAGAGGTGAGACTGCAAAACCTTGAACGCCATGTAACATCTGATAACTTTGATTTAAAAAGACAAATCAATAGCTTGTAA
- a CDS encoding YcjX family protein: MGMLDVSLHKLTQKSQSLLHRTADRHLRLAVTGLSGAGKTAFITGLVNQLLNSGAASQVSHSRHGNALPLWQVSREQRLLGVKRAMQPDLEIASFDYQGAMLALTSTPPTWPASTRTISELRLAIKYQPQKGLLAKFADTATLYLDIVDYPGEWLLDLPMLRQSFIEWCSAQQQRVAVLKSSPLYVKFQASLSALNLTEAADEQQLKRIADEYQQLLHDLVHVQGYYQAQPGRMLLPGEWEGAPLLAFFPLLSVTENQWSELKESDKHSAFHVLEKRYQEYVAKVVKPFYKQHFAGFDRQLVLVDCFSALNRGKTQFEDMGAALNAIMESFQYGQSSYLRRLFAPRIDRLLFAASKVDHVTRDQQSHVLSLLTDMLKHSQHFASFDGCKVETMAISAIKATRHGMVTTQEGDVEVVQGIGLNGQALTLFPGEVPTRLPEPNFWRDQGFHFMGFAPPNNSNVDPSAVHFDHIRLDHLLQYLVGDKLE; this comes from the coding sequence ATGGGAATGCTTGACGTTTCGCTCCATAAATTAACTCAGAAGAGCCAATCCCTGCTCCATAGAACGGCTGACAGGCATTTACGACTCGCGGTAACAGGGTTATCGGGGGCGGGCAAAACCGCATTTATTACCGGATTAGTCAATCAACTACTCAATAGTGGCGCGGCTTCTCAGGTCTCCCATTCCCGCCATGGGAATGCCTTGCCATTGTGGCAAGTGAGCCGTGAGCAACGTTTGCTCGGGGTGAAGCGGGCGATGCAGCCGGATCTTGAAATTGCCAGCTTCGATTATCAGGGCGCAATGTTAGCGCTTACTTCGACGCCTCCAACTTGGCCTGCATCAACCCGCACGATTTCGGAGCTGCGCTTAGCCATCAAATATCAGCCGCAGAAGGGGCTGCTAGCCAAGTTTGCCGATACCGCTACGCTGTATTTAGATATTGTCGATTATCCTGGCGAGTGGCTATTAGATTTGCCTATGTTGCGCCAAAGCTTTATTGAGTGGTGCAGCGCGCAGCAACAGCGTGTCGCGGTGTTAAAAAGCTCGCCGCTATATGTAAAGTTTCAAGCCTCGTTAAGTGCGCTTAATTTAACCGAGGCCGCCGATGAGCAGCAACTCAAACGCATTGCGGATGAGTATCAGCAGTTATTGCACGATTTAGTGCATGTGCAGGGCTATTATCAGGCGCAACCCGGACGGATGTTATTACCAGGGGAGTGGGAAGGCGCGCCGCTGCTGGCGTTTTTTCCGCTGTTATCGGTGACAGAAAATCAGTGGAGCGAGCTTAAAGAAAGCGATAAACACAGCGCCTTTCATGTCCTAGAAAAACGCTACCAAGAGTACGTGGCCAAGGTGGTAAAACCTTTCTATAAACAGCATTTTGCGGGGTTTGATCGCCAGTTAGTGTTGGTAGATTGCTTTAGCGCCTTAAACCGTGGCAAAACTCAGTTTGAGGATATGGGCGCCGCGTTAAATGCCATTATGGAGAGTTTCCAATACGGCCAGTCCAGTTACTTACGCCGATTGTTTGCGCCGCGGATAGACAGATTATTATTTGCCGCCAGTAAGGTTGACCATGTGACGCGGGACCAACAAAGTCATGTGTTATCCCTGCTCACTGATATGCTCAAACACAGCCAACACTTTGCCAGTTTCGATGGTTGTAAAGTCGAGACTATGGCCATTAGTGCCATTAAGGCGACGCGTCATGGCATGGTGACCACCCAAGAAGGGGATGTGGAAGTCGTGCAGGGGATTGGATTGAACGGCCAAGCCCTGACGCTTTTTCCCGGCGAAGTGCCCACTCGCTTACCCGAGCCCAACTTTTGGCGCGATCAGGGGTTTCATTTTATGGGATTTGCTCCGCCTAATAACAGTAATGTGGATCCATCTGCGGTGCATTTTGACCATATCCGTCTCGATCACCTTCTGCAGTACCTCGTGGGGGATAAACTGGAATGA
- the pspB gene encoding envelope stress response membrane protein PspB, protein MDMDILMAPIIIFMVVVAPIWLVLHYRSKRQVSQGLTEEEFSQLNELIAKADKMAARIETLEAILDSESPEWRGKHERN, encoded by the coding sequence ATGGATATGGACATACTAATGGCACCAATTATCATCTTTATGGTAGTGGTGGCGCCAATATGGTTAGTTCTTCATTATCGCAGCAAGCGACAAGTGAGCCAGGGACTCACTGAGGAAGAGTTTTCACAGCTCAATGAGCTGATCGCCAAAGCTGATAAAATGGCTGCACGTATTGAAACCTTAGAGGCGATTCTCGATTCAGAGTCGCCTGAATGGAGGGGCAAACATGAGAGGAACTAG
- a CDS encoding histone deacetylase → MIPLVYHASYSKLALPFHHRFPTTKYARLYQYLLDNQLAVPAQFHTPSPMTAEDVMQVHQQDYVEQFIQGSLASTALRRIGFPWSEALVERTLHSVSGTSLTAHLALQTGIALHLTGGYHHAHYDFGSGYCIFNDLIIAARKLMTEQQLHKVLIFDCDVHQGDGTATLSHRHQGIISCSIHCKENFPSRKQQSHYDIELTKGSDDSAYQETVEQTLELLIRLHQPDLILYDAGVDIHQDDDLGHLKISKQGLYQRDLTVLSMAKASNIPVAAVIGGCYSRDELQLSQRHSQLFIAANHLW, encoded by the coding sequence ATGATCCCATTGGTTTATCACGCCAGCTACTCCAAGCTGGCGTTACCCTTTCACCACCGCTTTCCCACGACCAAATACGCACGTCTTTATCAGTATCTGCTCGATAATCAACTGGCTGTTCCGGCTCAATTCCATACTCCCTCGCCGATGACGGCAGAAGATGTAATGCAGGTGCATCAGCAAGATTATGTCGAACAATTTATCCAAGGCAGCTTAGCCAGTACGGCCTTAAGACGCATCGGCTTTCCATGGAGTGAAGCCTTAGTCGAGCGCACTTTGCACTCGGTATCGGGGACGAGTTTGACCGCACATTTAGCCTTGCAAACGGGTATTGCCCTTCACTTAACGGGCGGTTATCACCATGCACACTATGACTTTGGCAGCGGCTACTGTATTTTCAACGACTTGATTATCGCCGCCCGTAAACTAATGACCGAGCAGCAGTTACATAAGGTGCTAATTTTTGACTGTGACGTGCATCAAGGTGATGGCACAGCCACCCTCAGCCACAGGCATCAGGGCATTATCAGTTGCTCCATCCACTGCAAAGAGAATTTTCCCAGTCGTAAACAGCAGTCACACTATGATATTGAACTGACGAAAGGTTCAGATGACAGCGCTTATCAGGAAACCGTCGAACAGACTCTTGAGTTGCTGATTCGACTCCATCAACCGGATTTAATCCTGTATGACGCTGGCGTCGATATTCATCAAGATGATGACTTAGGGCACCTAAAAATCAGCAAGCAGGGATTGTATCAACGTGATTTAACCGTGTTATCTATGGCAAAAGCATCAAATATTCCTGTTGCGGCGGTAATTGGCGGCTGCTACAGCCGAGACGAACTACAATTAAGCCAAAGACATAGCCAACTTTTTATTGCAGCCAACCATTTGTGGTAG